The sequence TTAGTGGGTACATATCTATTCCTTTTATAATCTTTCTGGCCGATGAATATGGTTATATTCTTGATCTAATAAGTTCTTCGCCAGACATGCAAGAGGATATGAATAAGGTTGGTCTAGATACAGGAGTATGTTTATCCAAGCAATATTCGGGTTTAAATGCTGTTTCGCTTGCGATGGAGATGGATTGTATTGGAGTTGTGAGAGGGGAAGAGCACTCAGATGCTACGTTTAAGGACTGGAACTGTGTATGTGCTCCGCTATATTTGGATGGAGCTGTACAAGGATACGTGGATATCTCCTTTAATAGAGGGCAACAGATCGAATTCGCTATTCCTTTTGTACAGCAGATAGCCGAGAATATTATGGAGAAATGGATGAATAAGAATTCAGATCTGCAACGCTACAGACTTGAGACTAGCTTTAACGATTATAAGCTGACTGCAAGAGAGAAAGAAGTA comes from Paenibacillus sp. 19GGS1-52 and encodes:
- a CDS encoding LuxR C-terminal-related transcriptional regulator is translated as MTIEGNAKLWYLLDDLEEQLSSSFKQIEFADLKLHSSFNAFSVNEKKSVYHTAMIQAIRTEMMKISGYISIPFIIFLADEYGYILDLISSSPDMQEDMNKVGLDTGVCLSKQYSGLNAVSLAMEMDCIGVVRGEEHSDATFKDWNCVCAPLYLDGAVQGYVDISFNRGQQIEFAIPFVQQIAENIMEKWMNKNSDLQRYRLETSFNDYKLTAREKEVALLWLMEKSALHASTELGISEGTVRNMIKSIYAKLNVSDRWQFAKKLAH